The following are from one region of the Rhizobacter sp. AJA081-3 genome:
- a CDS encoding c-type cytochrome encodes MPVRLTLAAALLALAAPWAQAQDAHLARNLAATCANCHGTNGNVRGKDVKPLAGVAAEKILAQIADFKSGAQPATIMHQISKGYTDEQLKLIAAYFAAQKPAP; translated from the coding sequence ATGCCTGTCCGACTGACCCTGGCCGCTGCCTTGCTGGCGCTGGCCGCTCCCTGGGCACAGGCCCAGGATGCCCACCTGGCGCGCAACCTGGCCGCCACCTGCGCCAACTGCCACGGCACCAACGGCAACGTGCGCGGCAAGGACGTCAAGCCGCTGGCTGGCGTGGCCGCCGAGAAGATCCTCGCGCAGATCGCCGACTTCAAGAGCGGCGCGCAGCCCGCGACGATCATGCATCAGATCAGCAAGGGCTACACCGACGAGCAGCTCAAGTTGATCGCCGCGTATTTCGCCGCACAGAAACCCGCCCCCTGA
- a CDS encoding NAD(P)/FAD-dependent oxidoreductase has translation MNATMFSRRRLLGTGAALGALSLAGCATTGGPSIGRVVVVGGGFGGSTAARYLRLWGGNVDVTLVERNASFVSCPISNLVVGGYKQIGEITRGYDGLKAAGVKVVQGEVVAIDAAGKSVRLADGSTLPYDRLIVSPGVDFMTESVGGLATTAAQSKILHGWKAGPQTVALRQQLESMRDGGVFAISIPKVPYRCPPGPYERACLVASYLKQAKPKSKVLVLDANPEVQSKKALFEKAFKERYDGILEYRPNAELKEVDANSGTARLEFEDVKADVLNVIPPQRAGDIAKAAGLVNVNNRWVGVNWLTMESTAVPGVHVLGDATFPAPTMPKSGHMANQHAKVAAAAIIQLLRGEAVNATPVVMNTCYSFVTGRDVIHVASVHQYNAEQKTFLPVQGSGGVSAAANQVEGRYALSWADNIWADALGA, from the coding sequence ATGAATGCAACGATGTTCTCGCGCCGGCGTCTGCTCGGCACCGGCGCCGCTCTGGGCGCACTCTCGCTGGCCGGCTGCGCCACCACCGGCGGCCCGTCGATCGGCCGTGTCGTGGTGGTCGGCGGCGGCTTCGGCGGCAGCACCGCCGCACGCTACCTGCGCCTGTGGGGTGGCAACGTCGACGTGACGCTGGTGGAGCGCAATGCCAGCTTCGTATCGTGCCCGATCTCCAACCTGGTGGTCGGCGGCTACAAGCAGATCGGCGAGATCACCCGCGGCTACGACGGCCTGAAGGCCGCCGGCGTGAAGGTGGTGCAGGGCGAAGTGGTCGCGATCGACGCCGCCGGCAAGTCCGTGCGTCTGGCCGACGGCAGCACGCTGCCCTACGACAGGCTGATCGTTTCGCCCGGTGTCGACTTCATGACCGAGTCCGTGGGCGGGCTGGCCACGACGGCGGCGCAATCGAAGATCCTGCACGGCTGGAAGGCCGGGCCGCAGACGGTGGCGCTGCGCCAGCAGCTCGAATCGATGCGCGACGGCGGCGTGTTCGCGATCTCCATTCCGAAGGTGCCCTACCGCTGCCCGCCCGGGCCCTACGAGCGCGCCTGCCTGGTCGCTTCGTACCTGAAGCAGGCCAAGCCGAAGTCGAAGGTGCTGGTGCTCGACGCCAACCCCGAAGTGCAGTCGAAGAAGGCATTGTTCGAGAAGGCCTTCAAGGAGCGTTACGACGGCATCCTCGAATACCGGCCGAATGCCGAGCTGAAGGAAGTCGATGCCAACAGCGGCACGGCCCGCCTCGAGTTCGAGGACGTGAAGGCCGACGTGCTCAACGTGATCCCGCCGCAACGCGCTGGTGACATCGCCAAGGCGGCCGGCCTGGTCAACGTCAACAATCGCTGGGTCGGCGTGAACTGGCTGACCATGGAGTCCACCGCGGTGCCCGGCGTGCACGTGCTCGGAGACGCCACCTTCCCGGCGCCGACCATGCCCAAGTCGGGCCACATGGCCAACCAGCATGCCAAGGTGGCGGCGGCGGCGATCATCCAGCTGCTCAGGGGCGAGGCGGTCAACGCCACGCCGGTGGTGATGAACACCTGCTACAGCTTCGTGACCGGCCGCGACGTGATCCACGTGGCCTCGGTGCACCAGTACAACGCCGAGCAGAAGACCTTCCTGCCGGTGCAGGGCTCGGGCGGCGTCTCGGCCGCCGCCAACCAGGTGGAAGGGCGCTACGCGCTCTCCTGGGCAGACAACATCTGGGCCGATGCCCTCGGTGCCTGA
- a CDS encoding c-type cytochrome has protein sequence MRRLPVVCLTLALAAALPAARAADLSRAVEIVEGKCFICHGIEGESSSPVFPRLAGQHAGYVARQLADYKAGKRKNDTMQSMVTDLSADDFRLLGMYFESKPAHKHAVADSDLAQVGRFIYQRGNQFSGVAPCADCHGAAGHGTEKMPRLGGQHAQYVENQLKAFSRRERTNDNAVMHSVASKLTELELKAVSSYVSGLQ, from the coding sequence ATGCGCCGACTTCCTGTTGTCTGTCTCACCCTGGCCCTGGCCGCCGCGCTGCCCGCTGCCCGCGCGGCCGACCTGTCACGCGCCGTCGAGATCGTCGAAGGCAAGTGCTTCATCTGCCACGGTATCGAAGGCGAGAGCTCCAGCCCGGTGTTCCCGCGCCTGGCTGGCCAGCACGCGGGCTACGTGGCCCGGCAGCTGGCCGACTACAAGGCGGGCAAGCGCAAGAACGACACGATGCAATCGATGGTCACCGACCTGTCGGCCGACGACTTCCGGCTGCTGGGCATGTACTTCGAGTCGAAGCCCGCGCACAAGCATGCGGTGGCCGACTCCGATCTCGCGCAGGTGGGCCGCTTCATCTACCAGCGTGGCAATCAGTTCTCAGGCGTGGCTCCTTGTGCCGACTGCCACGGCGCGGCCGGCCACGGCACCGAGAAGATGCCGCGGCTGGGCGGACAGCATGCGCAGTACGTCGAGAACCAGCTCAAGGCCTTCAGCCGCCGCGAGCGCACCAACGACAACGCGGTGATGCACTCGGTGGCCTCCAAGCTCACCGAGCTGGAGCTGAAGGCGGTGTCTTCCTACGTCAGCGGGCTTCAGTAG